The following proteins come from a genomic window of Lycium ferocissimum isolate CSIRO_LF1 chromosome 4, AGI_CSIRO_Lferr_CH_V1, whole genome shotgun sequence:
- the LOC132054427 gene encoding uncharacterized protein LOC132054427, which yields MSKVVVSTIITAFVFFVVLFTQLLKSNRTNTYYTPNGLSRRLGLKTRDPIFDPLVAELERKSKGKNKANNSSQRLHNKEDDKYFDNDGRLKTSLRLMVLFPILDVAPKDGFIEYKELEVWNTQQAIDRLHYRTKRELEFRDKDGDGAISFAEYLPQFTNEDIERNETSHGEAGWWMAQFRNADADRSGTLNLYEFRDFMHPEDSRNENIQRWLLREKIRQMDVNKDNKLNRLEFSNGAYNIYKTYLEYESRGTNIPTPFEAFAKLDYDGDEFLRVEELKPILQYLCPGELSYAKVYTTYLIREADDNQDGKLSLDEILNHESIFYSTVYDNGRNEDLFHEEL from the exons ATGTCGAAGGTGGTGGTTTCCACCATAATCACTGCCTTCGTCTTTTTCGTTGTGCTATTTACACAATTACTCAAATCGAATCGTACTAACACATATTACACACCTAATGGCTTGAGTAGACGATTAGGCCTTAAGACTCGTGACCCAATTTTTGATCCTCTTGTTGCCGAATTGGAGCGAAAAtccaaaggaaaaaataaagcaaataatTCGAGCCAAAGACTGCATAATAAGGAggatgataaatattttgataatgATGGGAGGCTGAAAACTAGTTTGAGATTAATGGTTTTGTTCCCTATTTTGGATGTTGCACCGAAAGATGGTTTTATTGAATATAAGGAGCTGGAAGTTTGGAATACGCAACAAGCTATTGATCGTTTGCATTATAGAACTAAGAGAGAATTGGAGTTTCGAGATAAGGATGGAGATGGAGCTATTTCTTTCGCTGAATATTTGCCTCAATTTACCAATGAAGACATAG AGAGAAATGAGACAAGCCATGGAGAAGCAGGATGGTGGATGGCACAATTTAGAAATGCAGATGCTGATCGAAGTGGAACTCTAAACTTATATGAATTTAGAGA TTTTATGCACCCTGAAGATAGCAGGAACGAAAATATACAAAGGTGGTTGTTGagagaaaaaataag GCAAATGGATGTAAACAAGGATAATAAGCTTAATCGATTGGAATTTAGTAATGGTGCTTATAACATTTATAAGACGTACCTTGAATATGAATCTCGAGGAACAAATATTCCTACACCATTTGAAGCATTCGCCAAGCTTGACTACGATGGGGACGA ATTTCTGAGAGTGGAAGAATTGAAACCAATTCTACAGTATTTGTGCCCCGGAGAACTGTCCTACGCTAAAGTCTACACCACTTATTTGATTCGAGAG GCTGATGATAACCAAGATGGTAAATTATCGTTGGATGAGATACTGAATCATGAAAGCATTTTCTATAGTACGGTATATGACAATGGTAGGAATGAAGATCTATTCCACGAAGAACTCTAA